A stretch of the Ornithodoros turicata isolate Travis chromosome 4, ASM3712646v1, whole genome shotgun sequence genome encodes the following:
- the LOC135391480 gene encoding probable ATP-dependent RNA helicase DDX56 has translation MAEDESCLMFHEMGLDDRLLKAIAKLRWSKPTPIQEKAIPLILEGKDVLARARTGSGKTGSFAVPLVQKLLVKKLNNVEPATRAIVLAPSKELCHQIYRNFVELTTSCSDTIRCADVSGQVDLVAQRPILVERPDIVVGTPARVLAHLQAGHIDLKTQLEVLVVDEADLVFSFGHSEDVHEILKYMPQLYQAILMSATLTPEVLNLKSVALRNAVILKLEEPAQHDQLSQYIIRCEEDDKFAVLCALFKLKLIRGKTLMFVSSVDRCYLVKLFLEQFGIRACILNSELPVSSRSFIVTQFNEGRYEILIASEEKRSLEDQVRGRRPKSSKRKQDKEYGVCRGIDFQFVSNVINIDFPSSVQSYIHRVGRTARGNNQGSALSFVKSKEEQLLLSVEQEMPLGALRPYQFKMEEIEGFRYRSKDALRAVTRIAIREARLKEIKAEMLTSEKLKSYFEENPREHKLLRHDKALHVIKHQPHLKNVPEYIVPPTLQRITSRKRRGQDDDDGDEVVAAGPCGNDFKMKKRKKRGFDGGKAKKQSNPLQSFKFEVD, from the coding sequence ATGGCAGAAGACGAGAGTTGTCTTATGTTTCATGAAATGGGACTGGATGATCGCTTGCTGAAAGCAATCGCCAAGCTTCGTTGGTCCAAACCTACGCCGATTCAGGAGAAAGCCATTCCACTTATACTGGAAGGTAAGGACGTCCTAGCTCGCGCACGTACCGGTTCCGGAAAGACTGGGAGCTTCGCTGTCCCACTTGTTCAAAAGTTGCTTGTCAAAAAGTTGAATAACGTGGAGCCCGCGACGCGTGCAATCGTGTTGGCACCGAGCAAAGAGTTGTGTCACCAAATCTATCGGAATTTCGTTGAGCTAACCACGTCATGTAGTGATACCATCCGTTGTGCTGACGTTTCCGGTCAGGTCGACCTGGTCGCCCAACGTCCAATATTAGTTGAGCGACCTGACATCGTTGTTGGCACGCCAGCACGAGTGCTGGCACATCTACAAGCTGGACACATTGATCTGAAGACACAGCTGGAAGTCCTGGTTGTTGACGAAGCCGACCTCGTATTTTCATTTGGGCATTCCGAAGATGTGCATGAAATACTGAAATACATGCCCCAACTCTATCAAGCCATTTTGATGTCAGCGACCCTTACACCGGAGGTGCTGAACCTTAAAAGCGTAGCATTGCGAAATGCGGTTATTCTCAAGCTAGAAGAACCAGCACAACATGACCAACTTTCTCAGTATATCATCCGCTGTGAGGAAGATGACAAATTTGCAGTCCTTTGTGCTCTCTTCAAGTTGAAGCTTATTCGCGGAAAAACTCTCATGTTTGTGTCTTCAGTTGATCGTTGCTACTTAGTCAAGCTGTTCCTCGAGCAATTTGGAATTCGTGCTTGCATCCTCAATTCAGAGCTCCCAGTGAGTTCCAGGAGCTTCATCGTGACGCAATTTAATGAAGGACGGTATGAAATATTGATTGCGTCAGAAGAGAAGAGGAGCTTAGAAGACCAAGTTCGAGGGAGAAGGCCCAAATCGTCAAAACGGAAACAAGACAAGGAGTATGGTGTTTGTCGCGGCATAGACTTTCAGTTTGTGTCCAATGTTATCAACATCGACTTCCCTTCATCCGTCCAATCCTACATCCACCGTGTAGGTCGGACTGCCCGGGGAAACAATCAAGGCTCAGCACTCAGTTTTGTGAAAAGCAAAGAAGAACAGCTGCTGCTTTCAGTTGAACAAGAGATGCCCTTGGGTGCACTTCGTCCTTATCAGTTCAAAATGGAAGAAATTGAAGGCTTCCGGTACAGAAGCAAAGATGCGTTGCGTGCCGTGACTCGCATTGCAATTCGCGAAGCACGTCTGAAAGAAATCAAGGCAGAGATGTTGACGTCAGAGAAATTGAAGTCATACTTTGAAGAGAACCCACGTGAACATAAACTTTTGCGGCACGACAAAGCGTTGCATGTGATAAAGCATCAGCCGCATTTGAAGAACGTACCAGAGTACATTGTACCACCAACTCTCCAGAGAATCACTAGTAGAAAGAGACGTGgccaagatgatgatgatggtgatgaagtAGTTGCTGCTGGACCCTGCGGAAATGACTTCAaaatgaagaagaggaagaaacgAGGGTTTGATGGTGGAAAGGCAAAGAAACAAAGCAATCCATTGCAGAGTTTTAAGTTTGAGGTTGACTAA